The following proteins come from a genomic window of Lytechinus pictus isolate F3 Inbred chromosome 1, Lp3.0, whole genome shotgun sequence:
- the LOC129258256 gene encoding uncharacterized protein LOC129258256, with amino-acid sequence MSVLFSKALPETTQVLEASGERLEVEIDNPADLASIKWKHCTADDEGEYGDEVDIKFDGVRVSQEDSPEAGTYAIVFQELVMADDGKYICIATDKKGGETRVEGDVVIEPLPETARNLIKKKEHKA; translated from the exons ATGAGTG TGCTGTTTTCCAAGGCCCTTCCCGAGACCACGCAAGTGCTGGAAGCCAGCGGTGAGAGGTTGGAAGTCGAGATTGACAACCCCGCAGACCTAGCCAGCATCAAGTGGAAGCACTGCACAGCTGACGACGAAGGCGAATATGGAGACGAGGTTGATATCAAGTTTGACGGCGTCCGTGTCTCGCAGGAAGACTCACCGGAGGCTGGTACCTACGCCATCGTCTTTCAAGAGCTTGTCATGGCCGATGACGGAAAATATATTTGCATTGCCACGGACAAAAAAGGAGGGGAAACAAGAGTCGAAGGCGATGTTGTAATCGAGCCTCTTCCAGAAACCGCTCGTAATCTAATCAAGAAGAAGGAGCACAAAGCCTAA